The genomic region ATCAGTTTGCGCAAGAGCTCTTTGATGCTTATCTTGCGATGCATCCCAAAGCTTCTTAATTTTTTTTGTATCTTCAGAATCGAGAGAGTCGGTAATGCTTTTTTGCCAAGAACGGAAGTTTGCCTTCTGGGAGTCGTTTAATTCGGCGATCTTGAATGCGCCATACGTGGCGATATCGTCGTTTAATTTAGAGCCATCGGAATCATTAATATCAGCATGCGTCCTATTCGCCGCTTTGCGTTTCTTGATCCCGGCCAGCAACGTGTCCGGATCTGTTCCGTATGCTTTTTTGAGTGCTTCGACCTGAGATGCCGGCGCGTCTTCTGTGGCTCCAGAGGAGCCTGGTTCGGCATTAGAAACAGAAGAAGCCCCCGCGTTTGCGGGAGCTTCTTCTGTCGCATCCATGTCTGCATCTGGAGGAGGATTGTCAGGAGAACTTACTGACGGTCCGTTCTGGTCGACAAAGCCTTGTGGGTCGCTCGTCGCTTTGATGACAGCAGTATTAACACTGTCGGCTGTCGCCTTGTCGAAAGAGCCTCGTAGATCGTGGGAGCTTCCGAGAGCATTCCCAGGCGGCGCAGGTGCTCCCGAAGTCTCAGAATATGATTCAGGTCGGTTTGTGTCACTGTTCGAGCTTTGGGCGCCATTGTCTTCTCCATTAGGTAGGTCGATTGTCGTACTAGGGGATGCCTCAGCGATAGATGGAGCGCTCCGGATCGACTGATTGACAGCGATGGTGGGTTTAACGCCATGATCTTCCAAAACACTCTTTGCCGCAGGAATGATGGACGCCAAATCCGTCACATAATCATTCGCATCAATCCCCGAGATTTGCTGATTGCTAAGAGAGTTGACGTGATATTGAGGTTCTCCGTCCGGTGTATAGAACAAAGTCCCGTCCGCGAACATTGGGTTGCCATTGCGGTCCACAAGCCGGGGATCAGTCGCCAATGCATGAGCGACTGCGACGTGTTGATCAGGAGTCTGATCTGGAGAGAGAGGCAGTTGGACATCCGTCGTAAGAGCTTCGTTCGCTCCGACCACTTCGCCGGGTACGGCAAGACGAGCTGTCTGCGCCTGAGTATCCTTCGTAACGCCAGCCATGGAATCTGCCGCATGCCCAATCGTGACAGGATCACCGTGAGCTGTGAGGATTTGGCTTGGCGTCACTGTCACACCTTCCCCAGGACTGTGAAAAACGCTATGTGCATCAGTCCGAGAAGCGATATTGGCTTGACCATCACTGAGATGTTGATATTGGGATATTAAGCCGTCATCAATAACACCACGCAAGAAAATATTTCCTGCATCCTGTGGAGCGACGCCAGTACTCGAAATGGCGTCAATCGCAGGTTGTATATTATCGGAATTGCCATTCCCTGTATTCGGCGCGAGATCCCTAGCGCCACTCTTCGATGAAATTGCAGCAGAATCAGAAGAAGCCCCCGCATTTGCGGGGGCTTCGGAAGCGGCTGCCTTCAGATTGCGATTAGGAGGCGCGATACGCGACTTAGCTTTCCGTATTGTCGCATTAGAAATACTAGAATCGGCTGAGGCGTTCGATGGGTTACCAGCATCACCTATTGCTTCCGCCGTCACCCTGGAAGGCGAGCCCCAATGTTCAGCAAGTCCTCGCACGCCATGATAAAATGGGAGGAATGACGCTATTGTGCCGATTGGATCCGAGGGGAGATCTTGATTAAACAATTTTGCCACTGCATCTCTGGCAGTTTGCGCCCCTGTCGCCGATTGGCCTTGCGCTGCCTGATAAGCTCCTCCAAGGATTCCCATCAACGCTGTTGGCGCAGCTCCTTGGCTCGCCCCTAAGCCATACATCTGCTCTGCGGCTTTTTGCCGGTCGCCAGAAATAGCTGCATGCGCGGAGCGCCCTAGTTGAACTGGAATCGACGCTGTTGCGCCGGGGAGGGCCATTGTTCCCGCCCCTAGTCCGACCACCGATTTGGCGATGGTGGCGACAGGATTACCGACAAAATCGATCCAGGGATGGGGCCTATCGATATTTTGCGACTTTGGCGGAGGCGTTGTTCCCGTTCGGCCTTGAATAGCGCGAATCACATTGGCGCGCCACGTACCAGGCACGGAATCGATCCAATATCTCATGCTCTGATTGAGATGTTCCGCTCCCTCAGAGCTAGCTTGGGCAAATGCGTCGATCTGTGAAGCAGGGCCATGCAAAGCATTCGCAGCCATATTCCCGAGAACGCCCAGTGTGGATGGATTGGCAGTCGGACTTGAGGCGATATCCGCTTTCTGTCTTGCAATATTACGTGCGGTTTCCACCTGCTGCACAGTGAGCAGACGCCCTCCCTGATGGATATTTCCAAATGTAGCATGACTGCCATCATTAAAGTACGCCGTCGTGGTATCGGTTTTCGGATCATACTTTCGAATCTTCAGCCCGGATCTATTGGATTGAATAGCATTAAAAATTGGCGATCCGGGAATTCCGGGATCGCGACTTACCAAAGTGCCGTCTGAAAGAGTCGTCACGGGATAACGAGACTGTGGCGGCAAAACCGACTGGTGTGGCCGATTTGCTGTGGTCGGTCTGCCAAATTGAGGGCGCTGCCTAACCAGAACGCGCGGATCAAAGCTGACTGGCGCCACACCACGCGATGGTGGAGCTGTCAAGCGTCTGTCCGCGACAAATGGCTGCAGCCCAAGCAGTTGCGCTACGTTCGGATTAGCATATTGTTGATTTTTCGTTATCGATTTAGGCATATCTGTTCGTCGCTTACTCTATAAAAATAAGAGCAGTCGATTTCTCGACTGCTCGTGTACGATCACTGATTAATTTCATGGCTCGGGACGAAAATCTTACGAAACCCCAAGCAAGACGGCGACCATCGGCGTGTAGATCAACAGCAACGCAAATGATCGTACTATACTGGAATACGCAGGCATGCGCTTGCGATATTATTTGCTAACGATCGCAATCGTTGAAAAACGATGTTTAGAGCCTAAGTTATCCGCCGATTCCTAGGAACGGTTCATAATTCAGTCCAGTTGGTGTGTATGATCCCAGTCCTAAATTCAGATTTAGCTGTCCATTATTACCGGTATATCTGCCCAGGGAGCCAGTTCCAGAGAAGGCTCCTGGCGCGGCTTTTGCGTGTTTACCGAATGCTCCTCCGCTGCCAAAGAGCGAACCTGCTTGACCAATGAGTCCAAGTGTTGCCGATGTGTCGTTCGCCTGCTGCTGCTCCGCTTGCTGCTGAAGCCCGTAATACCGCTGTGCGTCTTCGCCGTATTTGCCGGCGGTCCATTCATTGCCGGACGCCTCGCTGCCCAGTCCGGATTGCCACTGATTGAGGCCCTGATCGCGCGCGCCGCCCAGCAGGGAGAGCAGCTGGGTTTCGCGGTTGTTCTGTTCCTGGTTCGCCCAATCGGCGTAGGAGTTGTCCGCAGCGTTCAATCGTCCCAATTGCCCATTTTGCAGGTAGGCGTCGTTGCCGGCGTAGACGCTCGATGCGCCGCCGCTGGAGGGAGTATCGAGGCCGCGCGTGTAGGCGTTTGTCGCCATATTGGCGCGCGCGGTGTTGTAGGCCGCTGTCGTGGGGCCAATGCGGTTTGCAAGATAGGCGTCCTGGCTTTGCTGTGTGAAAGGGTTTTGCTGGAGACGCTGGGCGCGCGCCGCGATCGCGGCGTTGTAGCCGGGATCGTACATGTTGTACTCAGATTGCCCTTCGTTCGCAATTTTGCCGTACTGGGCGATTTGATCGCCGACATGCTCCGTAGCCAGATCCGACAATCCCTGATAATTGCCCGCCTGCGCGCCATAACCGGCCGCGCCGTGATCGCCCCCGCCCAAAACATCGCTGACAAAATTGAAAAGTCCCATATGCTGTTCTCCGTAAGAAGCTGCCTAATATCGGTAGTCGACCAGAAGCGCCGTCCCGGTGGCCGGCGCGGCGGTGAAGGTCAGCGTCGCACCCGAAACGCTGTATTGCGACGGCGAGAGACGCTGCATGGATGAGGGGGTCGCCCCGGAATAAACGTGGACGGAGCCGGCGGACGGCGCGTGCGCCAGCGTGAAGCTCGTGTTGGCTCCATTGATAACGCCGGCGGGAGCCTCGGAGTCGGCGAAGCTGGGGACGATGGGCAGCGTCACCCAGGACCGTGCGCCGGCTGTGGTGGACACGAGCGCTTGGCCGTTTGCGGCGGGGTTTCCGAGCGGGGGCTCCTTGGCGTTGAACTGAATCCAGTCGGACTGGATCAGATATCCTCCGCGCGCGCCCGACGCCGGCGCCAATATCAGCGCTCCATTCTCCAGCCGCAGCGGCGCCTGCGCCGTGAAGGAAGGAGCCGGCGCGCTTGTGAGAATCGGAGCGATCGCGGGACGCCCCGCACCAGCGGCGGCCGCCTTGGAAGGCGACGGAGTGAGCGCCTTGATTTGCGCATCCCGCAGCGGGCTCGGCGGGCCGCCGCCCGGGATGTGATAGAACGGGGGGCGCTTAGCCATGGACTCCTCCTTCCGCGCTTTCGACGGCGACGGAGGTAATGCGCACTGGCGTTACCGTCGCTCCTGCAAGCGTCACTGTCGTCACAAGCCCACGAACTCCGTTTGGGACCTTCAGTCGAAACGATGCGGCGCCCAACACCGTGTATGCCTGGGACATCGACGCATCGCAGGCGGAGCAATTCACGCCCAGCGTGAGCGTCGCCGTATCCTGTGTTTGGACAGAGGCAAACACGCGCGCCGGGCGATTCGCGCGCCAGTAGGCGTCGCCGCTTTCCTCCCTCCCAAAACCTCGAGATGCGAAGGCGAACGCCACCGGCGCGGCCGGCGCAGTCGGAGATGCCCGGTCCCCCTCCCCCGTAAGCTCATAAAGCTGTCCATCCGCCCCAGCCAGAAAGAGATCGTCCGTATCCGCGCCCGTCGAAAGACTCGCCGCCCCCGTTACATTCATCTGAAGGTAGCGGGTCCATCCGTCCTGCCGGCTGTCCCAGACATACGCCGCCGTATTTGCCGAGCCTCCCGGCAGCGGAGCGAATAAATAGAGGCGCCGGCCATGGTAAACCAGCGCCGAGCCGGCGTACGCCGCCGGCAGGATCGCGGAGCCAGACGACTGTGCGGGATTCAAGGCGCGCTCAATGGGAGCGCTGCGCGGCGCGATCTCATCCCCACCGTCAAACTCATAGAGGCCGTTTGGACCAAGGAACCAGAGTCTTCCCTCCACCAGCGCCGCTGCGCGCGGCGCGATACACCCGACTCCGGCTTTCAAGTAGTGCCCAGAGAGTTGGAAATCGGAGCTGTCGAACCCTGTCAGCATCCATACCGAACGCTGCTTCAGGATGATCAGCGCCGAGGACAGCGGGATCAACTGCTGGATCGGGTCGTTGTCCAGT from Capsulimonas corticalis harbors:
- a CDS encoding HNH endonuclease, encoding MPKSITKNQQYANPNVAQLLGLQPFVADRRLTAPPSRGVAPVSFDPRVLVRQRPQFGRPTTANRPHQSVLPPQSRYPVTTLSDGTLVSRDPGIPGSPIFNAIQSNRSGLKIRKYDPKTDTTTAYFNDGSHATFGNIHQGGRLLTVQQVETARNIARQKADIASSPTANPSTLGVLGNMAANALHGPASQIDAFAQASSEGAEHLNQSMRYWIDSVPGTWRANVIRAIQGRTGTTPPPKSQNIDRPHPWIDFVGNPVATIAKSVVGLGAGTMALPGATASIPVQLGRSAHAAISGDRQKAAEQMYGLGASQGAAPTALMGILGGAYQAAQGQSATGAQTARDAVAKLFNQDLPSDPIGTIASFLPFYHGVRGLAEHWGSPSRVTAEAIGDAGNPSNASADSSISNATIRKAKSRIAPPNRNLKAAASEAPANAGASSDSAAISSKSGARDLAPNTGNGNSDNIQPAIDAISSTGVAPQDAGNIFLRGVIDDGLISQYQHLSDGQANIASRTDAHSVFHSPGEGVTVTPSQILTAHGDPVTIGHAADSMAGVTKDTQAQTARLAVPGEVVGANEALTTDVQLPLSPDQTPDQHVAVAHALATDPRLVDRNGNPMFADGTLFYTPDGEPQYHVNSLSNQQISGIDANDYVTDLASIIPAAKSVLEDHGVKPTIAVNQSIRSAPSIAEASPSTTIDLPNGEDNGAQSSNSDTNRPESYSETSGAPAPPGNALGSSHDLRGSFDKATADSVNTAVIKATSDPQGFVDQNGPSVSSPDNPPPDADMDATEEAPANAGASSVSNAEPGSSGATEDAPASQVEALKKAYGTDPDTLLAGIKKRKAANRTHADINDSDGSKLNDDIATYGAFKIAELNDSQKANFRSWQKSITDSLDSEDTKKIKKLWDASQDKHQRALAQTDPDMGAISSARSSLKGAKAQRPGRVPKAEKPPKVRAVDTGPSSVAATGAKMPVNPKVYSTAFEMQLKRIDFGRGRQVHFNRANEALHNAIMADPEFAAMMEKLSPGVTERVSKSGGRRDPVGFTWEHASSTTASGRVGVMRLVPREQHTPGSLWWRVLHPDVGARGGYYEWARPNGAPKNKVRRRK